Proteins from a genomic interval of uncultured Desulfuromusa sp.:
- a CDS encoding biopolymer transporter ExbD has translation MINFTEKSPVDTIGFNITPLVDVIFILLIFFILTANVSRGIVLDLPEANTAETLPSEHWEIVITKNDELLFNSLKIEREQLEGLLLAAKKQDQNQPLVILKAHQAASVNAFVSVMDSVRKTNFDNLVIATDIKRDEP, from the coding sequence ATGATCAACTTCACTGAGAAAAGTCCGGTTGACACTATCGGTTTCAACATCACACCGCTGGTTGATGTGATTTTCATTCTGTTGATTTTTTTTATACTGACAGCCAATGTCTCCCGTGGGATCGTGCTTGATCTTCCAGAGGCAAACACAGCTGAGACCCTGCCCTCAGAACACTGGGAAATTGTCATCACAAAAAACGATGAGCTGTTATTCAACAGTTTGAAGATTGAAAGAGAGCAACTGGAGGGACTTCTCCTTGCGGCAAAAAAGCAGGACCAAAATCAACCTTTGGTTATTCTGAAAGCGCACCAAGCAGCCTCAGTGAATGCTTTTGTTTCGGTCATGGACAGTGTTCGCAAAACAAACTTCGACAATCTTGTTATTGCTACCGACATTAAACGTGATGAACCCTGA
- a CDS encoding SDR family oxidoreductase → MNNFTGKTVWITGASSGIGAALAHILAAKGAKLILSARSVDKLEAIRQSCHSPDDHFCLDLDLVDPNSIDAAWNRLQNIPRVVDILINNAGMTQRSPVLETRMEVYRHLLEVNFMAAVDLTRKVLPGMIERGAGQIVAVSSLMGKFASPQRSGYAAAKHALQGFMDSLSAEVHAAGIRVLVASPGFVNTDVSRNALRGDGTLHGKMDPEQAAAISAENCAEQIVAAMVKGRAEVFPGGKERIGLLLHRISPALLRRVMRKLKVE, encoded by the coding sequence ATGAATAACTTCACCGGAAAGACAGTCTGGATTACCGGCGCTTCCTCGGGTATTGGAGCCGCATTAGCGCATATATTAGCTGCAAAAGGGGCCAAGCTGATTCTTTCAGCGCGCTCCGTAGACAAGTTGGAAGCCATCCGCCAGAGTTGCCATAGCCCCGATGACCATTTTTGCCTGGACTTAGATCTCGTCGATCCAAATTCGATCGATGCAGCCTGGAACCGTTTACAGAACATCCCCCGTGTTGTGGATATCCTAATCAACAACGCCGGAATGACCCAGCGTTCCCCGGTACTTGAAACTCGGATGGAGGTTTACCGGCATCTGCTCGAAGTCAATTTCATGGCGGCAGTCGACCTGACCAGGAAAGTTCTGCCGGGCATGATTGAACGCGGTGCGGGACAGATTGTTGCGGTCAGCAGCCTGATGGGCAAGTTTGCCTCTCCGCAACGTTCCGGCTATGCCGCGGCTAAGCATGCGTTGCAGGGGTTTATGGACTCTCTGAGCGCTGAGGTTCACGCTGCCGGTATTCGGGTATTGGTTGCTTCGCCCGGTTTTGTCAATACTGATGTGTCGCGCAACGCCCTGCGTGGCGATGGCACACTCCACGGCAAGATGGATCCGGAACAGGCTGCAGCCATTTCCGCCGAAAACTGTGCCGAACAGATTGTTGCTGCCATGGTCAAAGGTCGTGCCGAGGTCTTTCCAGGCGGAAAAGAACGCATCGGTCTGCTGTTGCACCGGATCTCACCGGCGCTGTTGCGACGTGTCATGCGCAAGCTTAAGGTGGAATAA
- a CDS encoding ABC-F family ATP-binding cassette domain-containing protein translates to MIHLTDITKQHGNRVLFKNAGFQILPGSRTGLVGPNGAGKSTIFRLITGEESLDSGEISCAKKTVIGYFSQDVGDMSGRSALEEVIAASEVTVALGEQIRHMEAQMCDPLDDDEMAQLLERYGDIQQEFEHRGGYDLESRAQAVLTGLGIGPEDYARPVESFSGGWKMRIALARILTLNPDVLLLDEPTNHLDVESIVWLENWLVDDYQGALVMTSHDRDFMNRLVEKIVEVGNGMITSYAGNYDFYLREREVRREQLIASHKRQQEMLAKEEEFIAKFAARASHAAQVQSRVKKLEKIERIELPPEQKTVRFEFSAPPRSGDDVIAMQSLGKTWTQDGEAEKPVFSGISGMVTRGDKIAVVGINGAGKSTFLKTLSGLTDPTEGTVTIGANIFSGYFSQHSMEVLNPQRTVFETVQDALPQQTVGVLRNLCAAFLFQGDDVDKRVDKLSGGEKSRLVLATLLGRPLNLLILDEPTNHLDIQSREVLLQALKGFAGTLLLVSHDRHFLRSLVDRVFEIDHGEMIPYEGGYEYYLQKSGRDHKTV, encoded by the coding sequence ATGATTCATCTGACTGATATAACCAAGCAGCACGGTAACCGGGTGTTGTTCAAAAATGCCGGATTTCAGATTCTTCCCGGGAGCCGAACGGGTTTGGTTGGCCCGAATGGTGCGGGTAAATCGACGATATTTCGGTTGATTACCGGTGAAGAAAGTCTGGATAGCGGGGAAATTTCCTGTGCGAAAAAAACTGTCATTGGTTATTTCTCTCAGGATGTCGGTGATATGTCCGGTCGGAGTGCTTTGGAAGAGGTCATCGCCGCTTCTGAGGTTACAGTCGCTCTTGGTGAACAGATTCGTCACATGGAAGCACAGATGTGTGATCCGTTGGATGATGATGAAATGGCGCAGTTACTGGAGCGCTATGGAGATATTCAGCAGGAATTTGAACACCGTGGCGGTTATGATCTGGAATCCCGGGCACAAGCTGTTTTGACCGGTCTCGGGATCGGGCCGGAGGATTATGCTCGTCCGGTTGAGAGTTTCAGCGGTGGCTGGAAGATGCGGATTGCCTTGGCCCGTATTTTAACTCTGAATCCTGATGTCCTGCTGCTTGATGAGCCGACCAACCACCTTGATGTCGAGTCGATTGTATGGCTGGAAAACTGGTTGGTGGATGACTATCAAGGAGCCCTGGTGATGACCAGCCACGACCGGGATTTTATGAATCGTCTGGTAGAAAAAATCGTTGAGGTCGGTAACGGGATGATTACCAGTTATGCCGGGAATTACGATTTCTATTTGCGTGAGCGGGAGGTACGGCGTGAGCAGCTGATTGCGAGTCATAAGCGGCAACAGGAAATGCTTGCGAAAGAAGAGGAGTTTATTGCCAAGTTTGCAGCCCGGGCGTCCCATGCCGCACAGGTTCAATCGCGGGTGAAGAAACTGGAGAAGATTGAAAGAATTGAACTGCCGCCTGAACAGAAAACCGTCAGGTTTGAATTTTCCGCTCCCCCACGTAGCGGCGATGATGTTATCGCGATGCAGTCCCTTGGGAAGACCTGGACGCAGGATGGTGAAGCTGAAAAGCCGGTATTTTCAGGAATCTCGGGTATGGTGACCCGTGGCGACAAAATTGCTGTGGTCGGGATCAATGGTGCAGGGAAGTCGACCTTTCTGAAAACCCTTTCCGGGTTAACTGATCCGACTGAGGGAACCGTGACCATTGGTGCCAACATCTTTTCCGGTTATTTCAGCCAACATTCGATGGAAGTGCTGAATCCCCAGAGAACCGTTTTTGAAACGGTGCAGGATGCTTTGCCGCAGCAAACGGTCGGGGTGCTCCGTAATCTTTGTGCGGCATTCCTGTTTCAGGGAGATGATGTCGACAAGCGGGTTGATAAGCTTTCCGGAGGAGAGAAATCACGATTGGTTCTGGCAACGTTGCTGGGGCGACCTCTCAACCTTCTGATTCTGGATGAACCTACCAATCACCTGGATATCCAGTCACGCGAAGTTCTTCTGCAGGCATTGAAAGGTTTTGCCGGGACTTTGCTGCTGGTCAGTCATGATCGCCATTTCCTCCGTTCGTTGGTTGATCGGGTATTTGAGATTGACCATGGAGAAATGATCCCTTATGAAGGGGGATATGAATATTATCTGCAGAAGTCCGGGCGTGACCACAAAACGGTATGA
- a CDS encoding MotA/TolQ/ExbB proton channel family protein codes for MMELFEKGGFMMYPILLCSVISFAVIIERFYVVFWKTPRPDQTKIDEVFRLSEAGKITEALKIIGSEQSSFKKILLAILSVENEVHQEKAAIMAGDELLFQLRTRLSILSAIGAVVPLMGLLGTVFGMIEVFSKVSDMQGAADPGLLAGGIWTALLTTAAGMSVAIPTVLAYHYLNRNIAMIAHHMQSTGNSLIAILNHHSRNRMDAR; via the coding sequence ATGATGGAATTGTTCGAAAAAGGTGGATTCATGATGTATCCGATTCTGCTTTGTTCAGTCATCTCATTTGCTGTCATCATCGAACGATTTTACGTGGTTTTCTGGAAAACACCGCGCCCTGATCAAACCAAAATTGATGAAGTATTTCGATTGAGTGAAGCAGGAAAAATTACTGAAGCACTTAAAATTATTGGTAGCGAACAGTCATCTTTTAAAAAAATACTCTTGGCTATTTTGAGCGTAGAGAATGAAGTTCATCAGGAGAAGGCTGCCATCATGGCTGGTGATGAACTCCTTTTTCAACTGAGGACGCGACTCAGCATCCTATCAGCCATTGGCGCTGTTGTTCCACTCATGGGCCTTCTGGGAACTGTTTTTGGGATGATTGAGGTTTTTTCTAAAGTGTCCGATATGCAAGGGGCTGCGGATCCGGGCCTCCTGGCCGGCGGTATCTGGACAGCCCTGCTGACCACAGCTGCAGGCATGAGCGTGGCAATCCCGACTGTGCTGGCATACCATTATCTAAACCGCAACATTGCAATGATTGCACATCACATGCAATCCACCGGAAATTCACTGATTGCAATTCTGAATCATCATTCCAGAAACAGGATGGACGCGAGATGA
- a CDS encoding TonB family protein — MTSKGEEVRIPIEFSPIGQKIKAHQYTTSEIDEIKKLLNEAIASKAVTPQKKNSAYSLNQAKAILRRYLQTIREEIEKNKKATATAGYSNWIGNVKVGFSISRNGLFSNVQILDSSGNKLLDQSAMEAINKASGKIKRPKSTGSKTIQTSAVIKYQYGL; from the coding sequence TTGACTTCAAAAGGAGAAGAAGTTCGTATTCCCATTGAGTTCAGCCCGATCGGACAAAAAATCAAGGCCCATCAATACACGACCAGTGAGATCGACGAGATCAAAAAACTTCTCAATGAGGCGATTGCAAGCAAGGCCGTCACCCCCCAAAAAAAGAATAGTGCTTATTCGCTCAACCAAGCCAAGGCTATCTTACGGCGTTATCTTCAAACAATCAGAGAAGAAATTGAAAAGAACAAAAAAGCGACTGCAACTGCCGGTTATTCCAATTGGATAGGTAATGTAAAAGTCGGATTTTCGATTTCACGCAACGGTCTATTTTCAAATGTCCAGATATTGGATTCGTCAGGCAATAAACTCTTGGATCAAAGCGCTATGGAAGCAATCAACAAGGCCAGCGGAAAAATCAAACGACCCAAAAGTACCGGCAGCAAAACCATACAAACATCAGCAGTCATCAAATACCAGTATGGCTTGTGA